CATAGTCCAGAAACCCATCTGCCAGCTCGATCTCATCCACCACGCCCATCGTCAGCGCGCCGCCCCGGCCCAGGATGGCGCAGCCCACCTCAAAGCCCGGCACCGCCGCCTCCAGCACCACTTTATCGTCCTGTTCCAGGGCCTCCCGCACGGCACAAGCGAGTGCCGCGGGGTTTTCTACCTGCGTGATCCCCAGCGACGAGCCGCCCCGCGCCGGTTTGCAAAACAGCGGGTACCCCACCGCCCGGCCAGAGCGCGCCCAGTGTTCCGGCCTGTCCTCTTTAAAGATGACCTCGCTGCGCGGGACTGCCACGCCGCTTTGCGCGGCCACGCGGTGAGCCAGGTCCTTATCCATCCCCAGGGCGCTGGAGAGCACGCCGCACCCGGCGTAGGGGATGCCCGCCAGCTCCAGCAAGCCCTGCACGGTGCCGTCCTCCCCATTTTTGCCGTGCAGCATGGGCAGCGCCACATCTACAGCTACCTGGCTGGGCCCCGCCGGCCCCCACTCCATCAGCGCGCCGGTCTCGTGCCCCGGGAGCACCACTACCGGGTGGCAGAGCGGATCCTGCAACCAGGTATCCCGGGGGATCTTTTCAATGCCGCCCTCATAGCGCATCCACTGCCCCTGCCGGGTGATGCCGATGGGCACCGGCAGATAGCGCTCTCCATCCAGATGTTGCAATACCGCATAGGCGGATTGCAGTGAAATAGCATATTCCGAAGAACAGCCGCCAAACAAAACCGCAACCTTTAATTTTTCAGTCTTCTCCATTTATTCGTTCCTTTCTTCAAAACGGGGCCTACAGGCTCCGGGCTTTCAAACAGGTTCCATTCTAGAGCCCAGGTTTTAAGTCCAGCTTATCAATTTCTTAAGATTCTCTTAGTTTTCGGCCGCCCTCTTTCCGCGTTTCGCCGGCGCCGTATGGGCGCTGTATAAACGCTGTGATACCCACGCGCCCTATAAAGGCAAATTGACAAATGCACCCCAAGCGCATTAAACTAATAACAAGTATAAAGAGTTTATCAATAGTCTTTTAAGATAGGAGAAATTTCCTTGGCCAGTATTTATGACGTTGCGAAATTAGCCGGCGTATCCCCCAGCACCGTCTCTTTGGTGCTCTCCGGCCGTGGCGAGCAGGCGCGCATCTCGGTTGCGACCCGGCAGCGGGTAAACGTAGCGGCCCAGCAGCTGCACTACCGGCCCAATATCTCGGCCAGGCGGCTGCGCTCGGCCTCCTCCCGCAGTCCGGATTATGTGATCGCGTTGTTTTGCGTCATGGATATCCGGGCGATGACCATGGGACGGATGCTGATGGGCCTGCAGCAGGCCATGCTGGAGCAAACCCGGGATATCGAGCTGATGGTACAGCCCTATATGAGCGGAGAGCTGGCTAAACTGCACTGTTGGGATGTGGCCAGCGCCTTTGACGGGGCCATCATCGCCAACGCCTCTGTGCAGGATCTGGAACAGATGGAGCAGCGCGACCCTCAGGTGCCCATCGTACTGTTCCAGCGCCAGTCAAAGCGTTTCAGTACGGTACTCAGCGATAACGAGGCGGTAGGCCGGGTATCCGCCCAGCTGTTTGCCGCCCATGGGCGCAGGCATGCGGCCGTGGTGTTGCCCCAGCCCGAAGCCTTTGGCAGTACTACCCGCCTGCAATACTTCCTGGATGAGGCCAAACGGCTGAATCTGTCTGTAGCGCCCGAGCATATCGTAAACGATGAGATGACCATGGCGGGCGGCCACCGCGCCATGGAGGCGCTGCTGCACACCGGGCAGATGCCGGATGCGGTATTCTTTATCTCAGACCTGATGGCCGCTGGCGCTCTGCCGGTACTGGACGAGGCGGGCATCCGGGTCCCCCAGCAGATGGACATCCTCTGCCATGGAGATAACGAGGTGGACAGCTTTACCAAACCCACCCTCTCCACCACCCGCATGCCGGTGGAAGAGATCACTGGCAAATGCATGGAGCTGCTGCTGGAGCTTATCGAGAGTAAGGATCCGACGCCCCGCAGCATCATGCTGGATGCGCCGCTGATCATCCGCCAGTCCTGTCCAGGCTTTCCGGAGGGGACGCAGGGGTAAGCGGAGACCAAATAAAAAAGAGGAAGGGGTCATATCCTTCCTCTTTTTCAAACGTTTGGCCGCGCAAAGCTGTATATAGAAAAAAGCCTTTGCCCGTTATGGGCAAAGGCTTTTCTTCTTACGCCAGGTTATCCTCACCATTCAGCCACTACGCCATCCTTCGTGCGCCACACGGGGTTGCGCCAGCGGTGGCCCTGTTTTGCGGCGGCGCGGATCTTCTCCTCATTCATCTCGATCCCCAGCCCCGGCGCGCTGGGCAGGGCTACGGCGCCATCTGAATAGCCGAAAACACCCGGGTCCGCCAGATAATCCAGCATATCCGTCCCCTGGTTATAGTGGATGCCCAGGCTCTGCTCCTGAATAAAGGCGTTGGGCGTGCAAAAGTCCAACTGCAACGAGGCCGCCAGTGCGATGGGCCCCAATGGACAGTGGGGC
Above is a genomic segment from Luoshenia tenuis containing:
- the vanG gene encoding D-alanine--D-serine ligase VanG, yielding MEKTEKLKVAVLFGGCSSEYAISLQSAYAVLQHLDGERYLPVPIGITRQGQWMRYEGGIEKIPRDTWLQDPLCHPVVVLPGHETGALMEWGPAGPSQVAVDVALPMLHGKNGEDGTVQGLLELAGIPYAGCGVLSSALGMDKDLAHRVAAQSGVAVPRSEVIFKEDRPEHWARSGRAVGYPLFCKPARGGSSLGITQVENPAALACAVREALEQDDKVVLEAAVPGFEVGCAILGRGGALTMGVVDEIELADGFLDYGEKYHRSTAKVHTPARLDADTAQRIQNTAAQVYRALDCRGFARVDLFLTPKGEIVFNEVNTLPGMTAASRFPKMLEAAGISFSEMLDRILAEAVRP
- a CDS encoding LacI family DNA-binding transcriptional regulator gives rise to the protein MASIYDVAKLAGVSPSTVSLVLSGRGEQARISVATRQRVNVAAQQLHYRPNISARRLRSASSRSPDYVIALFCVMDIRAMTMGRMLMGLQQAMLEQTRDIELMVQPYMSGELAKLHCWDVASAFDGAIIANASVQDLEQMEQRDPQVPIVLFQRQSKRFSTVLSDNEAVGRVSAQLFAAHGRRHAAVVLPQPEAFGSTTRLQYFLDEAKRLNLSVAPEHIVNDEMTMAGGHRAMEALLHTGQMPDAVFFISDLMAAGALPVLDEAGIRVPQQMDILCHGDNEVDSFTKPTLSTTRMPVEEITGKCMELLLELIESKDPTPRSIMLDAPLIIRQSCPGFPEGTQG